The following proteins are encoded in a genomic region of Glycine soja cultivar W05 chromosome 17, ASM419377v2, whole genome shotgun sequence:
- the LOC114391538 gene encoding putative serine/threonine-protein kinase-like protein CCR3: MVKKRKEKGAPRTVEDVDEEKEKEEKKKKKIKEVSHECSLVNKHKPIWMRKPEEMTKEEYSAIMNSSSISLIRSMTKEEYSAIMNSSSISLIRSMTKEEYSAKATTCKLMEGIREPQTYLIQFTEPKGSKCNLLECDRQVTNRVGTEAKTRLVNATENSDLERRKPKKLASKVDSAIRSESETWSNLGASHLHSFASVVDWAIRSSRTVSNLGTSPVPSFASAEDNNAMRVVPARLFTWAELVAATNNFSIHNQIGAGCFSVVYRGKLVDGREVAIKTGGTWPKRESKLTLLSGLHHKNLIRLVGFCETNYERLSVYEYMKNGSLYDRLHDKGSSVLNSWKMRIKIALDASRGIEYLHNYADSFIIHGDIKSSNILLDATWTARVSDFGWKFMRNRRRIIENTDPEYVIRGALSAESDVHGLGVVLFELLTGKRPTFVYGEDGGTLLSRKHLVDFAVTAISNGFLEKILDQRAGQPDVNETEAVKLVADTAIRYVNLKLKDRPTMADIVVRLERALAIFEYDSIFRALVSNC, from the exons ATggtgaagaagagaaaggagaaAGGTGCACCTAGGACa GTGGAGGATGTTGAtgaagagaaggagaaggaagaaaaaaagaaaaagaagattaaGGAAGTGTCACATGAATGCTCCTTGGTGAACAAGCACAAGCCCATTTGGATGAGAAAGCCTGAGGAGATGACAAAGGAGGAGTATTCTGCCATAATGAACAGCAGTTCAATCAGTTTAATAAGGAGTATGACAAAGGAGGAGTATTCTGCCATAATGAACAGCAGTTCAATCAGTTTAATAAGGAGTATGACAAAGGAGGAGTATTCTGCCAAG GCAACTACTTGCAAATTGATGGAGGGTATCCGAGAGCCTCAAACCTATTTGATACAA TTTACAGAACCAAAAGGAAGCAAATGCAACCTGCTAGAATGTGATAGACAAGTTACAAATAGGGTGGGAACAGAAGCAAAAACAAGGCTAGTGAATGCCACTGAG AATTCTGATTTAGAAAGACGAAAACCTAAAAAGTTAGCCTCAAAAGTGGACAGTGCCATAAGGAGTGAGAGTGAGACTTGGTCAAATTTGGGAGCATCCCACCTCCATAGTTTTGCTTCTGTAGTGGACTGGGCTATAAGGAGTAGCAGGACTGTGTCGAATTTGGGAACATCACCTGTCCCTAGTTTTGCTTCGGCAGAGGACAATAATGCGATGAGGGTTGTTCCTGCACGATTATTCACCTGGGCTGAGCTTGTAGCAGCCACCAACAATTTCTCAATTCACAACCAGATTGGTGCTGGCTGTTTCAGTGTTGTGTACAGAGGTAAACTTGTCGATGGTCGTGAGGTTGCAATCAAGACGGGTGGAACCTGGCCAAAGAGAGAGAGCAAATTGACCTTGTTATCCGGTTTACACCACAAGAACTTGATTAGGCTGGTTGGATTCTGTGAAACGAATTATGAAAGACTCAGTGTGTATGAGTACATGAAGAATGGGTCCTTGTATGATCGTTTGCATGACAAGGGTAGCAGTGTCTTGAATTCGTGGAAAATGAGGATCAAAATTGCTTTGGATGCCTCTCGAGGAATAGAATATCTTCATAATTATGCAGATTCATTTATTATTCACGGAGATATCAAGTCTTCCAACATTCTTCTTGATGCCACCTGGACGGCAAGAGTATCTGATTTTGGATGGAAGTTTATGAGAAACAGACGACGTATAATTGAGAACACTGATCCTGAGTACGTTATTCGAGGTGCATTGTCAGCAGAGAGTGATGTGCATGGGCTTGGAGTTGTACTGTTTGAACTTCTAACAGGAAAGAGACCTACATTCGTGTACGGGGAAGATGGAGGCACCCTATTAAGTAGAAAACATTTGGTAGACTTTGCTGTGACTGCTATTTCAAATGGATTTTTGGAGAAAATTTTGGATCAAAGGGCTGGACAACCCGATGTGAATGAAACAGAAGCAGTAAAGTTAGTGGCTGATACCGCTATCCGTTATGTGAATTTGAAACTGAAAGATAGACCAACCATGGCTGACATTGTAGTCAGATTAGAGCGGGCTTTGGCTATTTTTGAATATGATAGCATTTTCAGGGCTTTGGTTTCGAATTGTTAA